A stretch of the Acidobacteriota bacterium genome encodes the following:
- a CDS encoding 50S ribosome-binding GTPase, whose translation MAKEKFDRSKPHVNVGTIGHVDHGKTTLTAAITKTLAKHNPKITFRSFDSIDNAPEEKARGITIATAHVEYETPNRHYAHVDCPGHADYVKNMITGAAQMDGAILVVAAT comes from the coding sequence ATGGCGAAAGAGAAATTTGACCGAAGTAAGCCACACGTCAACGTCGGGACGATTGGTCACGTTGACCACGGCAAGACGACGTTGACGGCAGCGATCACCAAGACGCTGGCCAAACACAATCCGAAGATCACGTTCCGCAGCTTCGATTCGATTGACAACGCTCCGGAAGAGAAGGCGCGTGGAATCACAATCGCGACGGCGCACGTCGAATACGAAACGCCGAATCGGCACTATGCGCACGTGGACTGTCCGGGCCACGCCGACTATGTCAAGAACATGATCACCGGAGCGGCGCAGATGGACGGAGCGATCCTGGTGGTGGCGGCGACCGA
- the nrdR gene encoding transcriptional repressor NrdR, with product MKCPFCGHLEDKVVDSRESREGDSIRRRRECLKCERRFTSYERIDEIPYMVVKKDGRREPFNRDKVMAGLLRACEKRPVSTAKLESIVNAVEAYVQASPERERQTSKIGEMIMRRLKDLDKVAYVRFASVYLEFQDVSEFMNELKGLIKLRK from the coding sequence ATGAAATGCCCATTCTGCGGTCACTTGGAAGATAAAGTCGTTGATTCACGAGAATCCAGAGAAGGAGATTCCATTCGCAGGCGCCGAGAATGCCTGAAATGTGAGCGGCGGTTTACGAGCTACGAACGAATTGACGAAATTCCTTATATGGTTGTCAAAAAAGATGGGCGTCGGGAACCCTTCAACCGCGACAAAGTCATGGCCGGTTTATTGCGAGCTTGCGAAAAGCGACCGGTTTCAACGGCCAAACTCGAATCCATCGTCAATGCGGTCGAGGCTTACGTTCAAGCTTCCCCAGAACGGGAAAGACAGACTTCAAAGATTGGGGAGATGATTATGCGCAGATTAAAGGACCTCGATAAAGTTGCCTATGTGCGCTTTGCATCGGTTTACCTCGAATTCCAGGATGTTTCCGAATTCATGAATGAGCTAAAAGGCCTGATCAAGCTGAGAAAATAG
- a CDS encoding flippase-like domain-containing protein: MTKQVKQILILAVGIILVYWFVSRLDLTTVGEHLRHAKIWPLLVAAILINLTIFVRSFRWREFLAPIADVKIGNLIAATAVGFGGLFVIGRAAEIIRPTVLSLREKLQPSATFATILIERIFDTVMVVTLFSICLLYADLPQSQAVIWQKIGGTQTLGMIFLIGISLGLIVLVLLRLKARLILSWLETKLARLPKKLSQLILNFIRHLAEGLSILLDLKKLLIAVFYTFVVWGLIASATWLTLYAFDLRFSLMQIIFILGFGLVGSIVPTPGGSAGAFHAAAAKALEFLGVEPNLAASVAIVYHLIAFGPPFMLGLYYLIRHDISFSQLREMIASEGDQHQLRQKQPQSSD, translated from the coding sequence GTGACAAAGCAAGTAAAGCAAATTTTGATATTGGCGGTGGGGATTATCCTGGTCTATTGGTTTGTCAGCCGCCTGGATTTAACCACAGTGGGCGAGCATTTACGTCACGCTAAAATTTGGCCATTGTTAGTAGCTGCGATCTTGATCAATTTAACGATTTTCGTTCGAAGTTTTCGCTGGCGAGAATTTTTAGCCCCAATCGCGGATGTCAAGATTGGAAATTTAATTGCGGCAACGGCTGTTGGATTCGGTGGATTGTTCGTCATTGGCCGAGCCGCCGAAATCATCAGACCAACAGTTTTAAGCTTGCGGGAAAAGCTGCAACCAAGTGCAACCTTCGCGACGATTTTAATCGAGAGAATTTTCGATACGGTCATGGTCGTCACCTTATTTTCAATCTGCCTTTTATATGCTGACCTTCCGCAATCACAGGCAGTAATTTGGCAAAAAATCGGCGGCACACAAACTTTGGGAATGATTTTCTTGATTGGAATCAGCCTCGGTTTAATTGTTCTGGTATTACTGAGGCTGAAAGCCCGATTGATTCTTTCCTGGTTGGAAACAAAGCTTGCCCGGTTACCAAAAAAGTTATCTCAATTGATCCTGAACTTTATTCGCCACTTGGCTGAAGGGTTGAGCATTTTGCTCGATTTAAAAAAGCTTCTGATTGCCGTTTTTTATACATTTGTTGTTTGGGGATTAATTGCGTCAGCAACTTGGCTAACGCTTTACGCTTTTGATCTGAGATTTTCGCTAATGCAAATCATCTTTATCTTAGGGTTTGGACTTGTCGGCTCGATTGTCCCGACTCCCGGAGGTTCAGCGGGGGCTTTTCACGCCGCCGCCGCCAAAGCCCTCGAGTTTTTAGGAGTCGAGCCGAACTTGGCTGCCAGCGTAGCAATCGTGTATCACCTGATTGCCTTTGGCCCGCCATTTATGTTGGGACTTTACTATTTGATTCGACACGACATTAGTTTCAGTCAATTGCGCGAGATGATCGCCAGCGAAGGTGACCAGCACCAACTGAGACAAAAACAACCGCAAAGTTCAGACTGA
- a CDS encoding long-chain fatty acid--CoA ligase — protein sequence MSTGEPRTINELFSQAVERYSGRVLMSFKRDKSWHGITGAELKLRVGNVALGLHRMGVRKGDRVALLAESSPLWSIVDYSILATGAINVPIYPTQSVEQVAFIIRNSGASILFIGSSKLIRRIKPALDSLRKDERPKVVLLDPTNDKSDDLMTLEDVEKIGANEEAANPTLFKKLANDSAPADVATIIYTSGTTGEPKGVVLSHNNLVSNALQSGKVFDITDKDVALSFLPLSHVFERTVLYIYFHFGVHICFARGVETVGEDIKEVRPTVVTAVPRLFERIYATINKRASEAPPMQQKIFHRAVEIGRQRAVLNDRRKPVPLRLSLELKVLDKLVFKKWREAVGGRMRFFVAGGAALSPELAYIFAGAGITILQGYGLTETSPVVSFNRPNDNRIGTIGPAIPGVKVKIAEDGEILVQGDNVMQGYYGLAEETERALQRHDDGVWFHTGDIGNIDEDGFIRITDRKKDLIKTSLGKYIAPQPIENMIRTIPMVEQAIVIGNARKFAAALIVPAFDSLRNYAKSLGLEIKDLKGLVRHPRVIEYFKKKVDEVTKELAPHEKIKKIALLDQEFSVEGGELTPTLKVRRKFVEEKHREVIDSLYPKFEPEN from the coding sequence ATGAGCACTGGAGAGCCTCGCACGATCAACGAGCTGTTCAGCCAGGCAGTCGAGCGCTATTCGGGGCGCGTATTGATGAGCTTCAAGCGCGACAAGAGTTGGCATGGCATTACAGGCGCTGAGCTAAAACTGAGAGTCGGCAATGTTGCTCTTGGGTTGCATAGAATGGGCGTTCGCAAGGGGGATAGGGTCGCCTTACTGGCGGAAAGCAGCCCGCTATGGAGCATAGTTGATTACAGCATACTCGCAACGGGCGCAATCAATGTGCCGATTTATCCGACCCAATCGGTCGAGCAGGTGGCGTTTATTATTCGTAATAGCGGTGCGAGCATTTTGTTTATTGGTAGCAGCAAGCTCATTCGTCGAATAAAACCAGCCCTCGATTCGCTCAGGAAAGATGAGCGACCCAAAGTCGTATTGCTGGACCCGACCAATGATAAAAGCGACGATCTGATGACGCTTGAAGATGTGGAAAAAATTGGCGCCAACGAAGAGGCTGCTAACCCGACGCTGTTTAAGAAGCTTGCCAATGACTCCGCTCCGGCAGACGTTGCCACGATCATCTATACCTCTGGCACAACCGGCGAACCAAAAGGAGTTGTGTTAAGTCACAACAACCTGGTTTCCAATGCTTTACAATCCGGCAAGGTGTTCGACATCACCGACAAAGACGTCGCCTTGAGCTTTCTCCCGCTTTCACATGTGTTCGAGCGAACGGTCCTGTACATCTACTTTCATTTTGGCGTCCATATTTGCTTTGCCCGCGGAGTGGAAACCGTTGGCGAGGACATCAAGGAAGTTCGCCCAACCGTTGTGACCGCTGTCCCGCGATTGTTCGAACGGATATACGCCACGATCAATAAACGTGCGTCGGAAGCTCCGCCAATGCAGCAGAAAATTTTCCACCGTGCGGTGGAAATCGGTAGGCAAAGGGCGGTTTTGAATGACCGACGGAAGCCTGTGCCGCTGCGTTTATCCCTGGAATTGAAAGTTCTGGATAAACTGGTATTCAAAAAATGGCGAGAAGCTGTCGGCGGGCGGATGCGGTTTTTTGTCGCGGGAGGCGCTGCGCTTTCGCCGGAACTTGCGTACATCTTCGCAGGGGCGGGAATTACGATTTTGCAGGGGTATGGGCTGACGGAAACTTCCCCAGTTGTGTCGTTTAACCGTCCCAATGACAATCGTATCGGAACGATTGGCCCGGCGATTCCCGGCGTAAAAGTCAAAATTGCCGAGGATGGCGAAATCCTGGTCCAGGGGGACAATGTCATGCAGGGATATTACGGCCTAGCGGAAGAAACCGAACGCGCTTTGCAGCGGCATGATGACGGGGTGTGGTTTCATACGGGGGATATCGGAAACATAGATGAAGACGGTTTTATTCGCATTACGGATCGCAAAAAGGATTTGATCAAGACAAGCCTTGGTAAATATATAGCGCCGCAGCCGATTGAAAACATGATTCGTACAATTCCAATGGTCGAGCAAGCGATTGTTATTGGCAACGCGCGTAAATTTGCTGCCGCCTTGATTGTACCGGCATTCGATTCGCTGAGGAATTATGCAAAATCGCTTGGGCTTGAAATCAAGGATTTGAAAGGGTTGGTGCGCCATCCGCGCGTGATCGAATACTTTAAGAAAAAAGTGGATGAAGTCACGAAGGAATTGGCTCCGCACGAAAAGATCAAAAAAATTGCCTTGCTGGATCAAGAATTTTCTGTGGAAGGAGGCGAACTGACTCCAACATTGAAAGTTCGCCGCAAGTTTGTCGAAGAAAAGCATCGTGAAGTGATAGATTCGCTCTACCCTAAGTTTGAACCTGAAAATTAA
- a CDS encoding SpoIIE family protein phosphatase: MPITVMGKAMFAGVMVWFVNWVFADNQMLWGSRALKSVLDIASALALIPLCYFAIKGAAWVTQHMLWRLRRRLIVTYLLIGGLPLLLLTLMILLIGWIVVMQSSASLVERQLDGYLEQSREATLALSRDLSNFTAERWQPDQIQRRLQERADSLAPIFPNVALRVKQEGGIDISVSGTSSEGNQTPDSFQRSEVLLPDWLKSQDFHGLVLEENLRGQRRVFARHVVRLSQPSQTVFQLSYPIGEALCTHLNHTTDLNVVPGQSLMPLLLTPSGGKVDESEQIAVKSPNGVIAIPTGVPIFKDVIDWRSGVERERDILMVDSSFLSPGNIWYRIQQFKTGSALGNVIFVVIATLAFIVFLIVLAAVISAFFLTRSITGAVHYLYQGTQRVEAGDFDHEVKITGNDQLAALSASFNQMTRSIRDLLHVSAEKQRLDQEMKIAAQVQSRLFPRSTPNTALLDFAPGICIPARSVSGDYYDFLEISSQVIGVAVADVCGKGVSAALMMANLQANLRGQVQAYQDAFNYKQGQEGADAQMNPVQRLVQQVNQRLTASMMDSSYITFFYAEIDQWNATLRYTNAGHNPPLLLQAGNNGETKVERLEQGGTVLGLFLDAEYEAAELQLQSGDVLVAFTDGLIEARDPQGEEFGEAQVIQLLIKNASLSATEIEQRILSAVKDWTKGAEQEDDLTLVIFKVK, translated from the coding sequence ATGCCAATTACCGTTATGGGCAAAGCCATGTTTGCCGGGGTCATGGTCTGGTTTGTGAATTGGGTTTTTGCAGACAACCAAATGCTTTGGGGCAGCCGCGCGCTCAAATCCGTTTTGGATATAGCTTCGGCGCTGGCACTCATTCCTCTCTGTTACTTTGCCATTAAGGGAGCAGCTTGGGTTACGCAACACATGCTTTGGCGGTTGCGGCGGCGGTTGATTGTCACTTATCTGTTGATTGGCGGATTGCCCTTGTTGCTGCTCACGCTAATGATCCTATTGATTGGCTGGATCGTGGTAATGCAATCCAGCGCCAGTTTAGTAGAACGCCAGCTTGACGGATATTTGGAACAATCACGCGAAGCTACCTTGGCTCTTAGCCGGGATTTAAGTAACTTTACGGCAGAACGCTGGCAGCCAGACCAGATACAACGTCGTTTACAGGAGCGAGCAGACTCCTTGGCCCCTATTTTTCCAAACGTTGCTTTGAGAGTGAAACAGGAGGGTGGTATAGATATTTCGGTGTCCGGAACCTCTTCGGAAGGTAACCAGACGCCAGATAGCTTTCAACGCTCAGAGGTTCTGCTACCAGATTGGCTGAAATCACAAGACTTTCACGGTTTGGTGCTCGAAGAAAACCTGCGGGGCCAAAGGCGAGTGTTTGCTCGACATGTGGTGAGGCTTAGCCAGCCGTCACAGACTGTGTTCCAACTCAGCTACCCAATTGGTGAAGCGCTCTGCACACATCTAAACCACACGACAGATTTGAATGTCGTTCCCGGCCAGAGCTTAATGCCGCTGCTGTTGACTCCTTCGGGCGGAAAAGTGGACGAGTCAGAACAAATTGCCGTGAAAAGTCCGAATGGAGTGATTGCCATTCCGACCGGTGTTCCCATCTTTAAGGATGTGATTGATTGGCGTTCCGGCGTCGAGCGCGAGCGGGATATTTTGATGGTTGATTCTTCGTTTCTATCTCCGGGGAATATCTGGTACCGCATTCAACAATTCAAAACGGGCAGTGCCCTTGGTAACGTCATTTTTGTAGTAATCGCCACGCTGGCATTTATTGTGTTTCTAATTGTGTTGGCGGCAGTGATTTCCGCGTTTTTTCTGACCCGTTCGATTACCGGAGCGGTGCATTATCTTTACCAGGGGACACAGCGAGTCGAAGCCGGCGATTTCGATCACGAGGTAAAAATCACAGGCAATGATCAGTTGGCGGCGTTGAGCGCTTCCTTCAATCAGATGACGCGCTCCATCCGTGACCTGTTGCACGTGTCGGCTGAAAAACAGCGACTGGATCAGGAAATGAAGATTGCGGCTCAGGTGCAGTCGCGCCTGTTTCCGCGTTCGACGCCGAATACGGCTTTGTTGGATTTCGCCCCTGGAATTTGCATTCCTGCGCGTTCCGTCAGCGGAGATTATTACGACTTTCTCGAAATCTCTTCGCAGGTCATTGGAGTGGCCGTAGCCGATGTCTGCGGAAAAGGTGTTTCAGCCGCTTTGATGATGGCGAATCTGCAAGCCAACTTACGCGGTCAGGTGCAGGCTTATCAGGATGCTTTCAATTACAAACAAGGACAGGAAGGGGCAGATGCACAGATGAATCCGGTGCAGCGCCTGGTGCAACAGGTCAACCAACGATTGACAGCTTCGATGATGGATTCCAGCTACATCACGTTCTTTTACGCCGAAATTGATCAATGGAACGCGACCTTGCGTTACACGAACGCGGGTCACAACCCGCCACTTTTGCTGCAGGCGGGAAACAATGGGGAAACGAAAGTTGAGCGATTGGAGCAGGGAGGAACGGTGCTGGGGTTGTTTCTCGATGCGGAATACGAAGCCGCGGAATTGCAACTTCAAAGCGGAGATGTGTTGGTTGCTTTCACGGATGGACTGATCGAAGCGCGAGACCCGCAAGGCGAAGAATTCGGGGAAGCGCAGGTCATCCAGTTATTGATCAAAAATGCCAGCCTCTCCGCTACGGAGATAGAACAGCGCATCCTGTCTGCCGTGAAAGATTGGACGAAGGGAGCGGAGCAGGAAGACGATCTGACCTTGGTGATCTTCAAGGTGAAGTAA
- a CDS encoding PDZ domain-containing protein produces the protein MQHWFFRLFEKTDRAVLVLAGAVLFLTIAIFPVQAQAQPSASSINQSNQKSETSGAGASLKSSGVMLGVYLGDISEERAKDLKLTEARGALVGNVQENSPAAKAGLQENDVILAFNNQQIFNPAQFHRLLMKASAGSIATLVIHRAGVSQTVRVSLGQRPITQRGSNSNFYATAEAYMQAANERSKEAEDARLRGDEKEARRLEGEAADFRKLSDEARASVDKDISEGRVGTSPSSLRVGNHITAARYQLGVRVSSLNEQLATFFNVKNGVLVNEVRAGGVAESAGVKAGDCIVAVNGERVETLADLNRLVDRVNDKVANEAALSVVRDRTELTINVKFGQR, from the coding sequence ATGCAGCATTGGTTTTTTAGACTGTTTGAAAAAACAGATCGGGCCGTTTTGGTGCTGGCTGGGGCGGTGCTATTTCTGACGATTGCTATTTTCCCTGTTCAGGCTCAAGCACAACCAAGTGCTTCGAGCATCAATCAGTCAAATCAAAAATCCGAAACATCAGGCGCTGGAGCATCGCTAAAAAGCAGCGGGGTGATGCTTGGTGTTTATCTGGGTGACATCAGCGAAGAGCGCGCCAAAGATTTGAAACTGACCGAAGCGCGTGGCGCATTGGTCGGGAATGTCCAAGAAAACAGCCCTGCGGCGAAAGCGGGGTTGCAGGAAAATGATGTCATACTCGCATTTAACAATCAGCAGATTTTCAACCCGGCTCAATTTCACAGGCTGCTGATGAAAGCTTCGGCGGGATCAATTGCGACTCTTGTTATTCACAGAGCCGGAGTTTCGCAAACTGTCCGCGTCAGTCTTGGGCAACGACCAATCACGCAACGAGGGTCGAACAGCAACTTCTACGCTACCGCCGAGGCTTACATGCAAGCGGCAAATGAGCGCTCTAAAGAGGCAGAGGATGCCAGGCTGCGTGGAGACGAAAAAGAAGCCAGGCGGCTCGAAGGGGAGGCTGCCGATTTTCGCAAGCTTTCTGATGAAGCGCGTGCTTCAGTGGATAAAGACATCAGCGAGGGAAGGGTTGGAACATCACCTTCTTCGTTGCGAGTCGGTAATCACATCACCGCCGCGCGTTATCAGTTGGGGGTCCGAGTTTCATCTTTGAATGAACAGTTGGCGACATTTTTCAACGTGAAAAATGGGGTGCTGGTCAACGAAGTTCGGGCAGGCGGCGTCGCCGAAAGCGCGGGCGTTAAAGCTGGCGATTGCATTGTTGCCGTCAACGGAGAACGAGTTGAAACCTTGGCGGATTTGAACCGTTTGGTGGATCGAGTCAACGACAAGGTGGCCAATGAAGCGGCGTTAAGCGTTGTGCGAGACCGAACGGAACTTACGATCAATGTGAAGTTCGGCCAGCGATAA
- a CDS encoding bifunctional metallophosphatase/5'-nucleotidase translates to MIALSAKIRQITLAIFFLTTFVVSIQAQAPAKPKQASATTSRVTLLQLNDVYQISPVDKGKNAGLARVATLRKKILAESPNTLFFLAGDTISPSVASTIFKGEQVIATWNAIGLDYASLGNHEFDFGNDILIQRMKESKFVWLGSNVIDRNNNKPFNGMPLYVIRKIGKLKIGILGLLTPDTETSSSPGKNVKFVDPILTAKRLIPKMRAEGATIIIAVTHLTMPTDKELARTGLIDVILGGHEHELLQSQAGRTPIFKWGSDARTLGRIDLNVNATTRRLESMDWAGIPVTDATPDDPDAAAVVSGYEKKLSTELDKPLGSTTEPLDGTNIGVRTRETNLGDLIADAFRDGTKADITILNGGSIRANATFPVGPITKRDVVSMLPFENPIIKIEATGTQIKAALENGVSQVVETNESGRFPQVAGLMFEYDARKPVGSRVQTVTIHGQPLDEKKTYTIASSTFLVDGGDGYAMFKTSKRLIQPESAAIDSAILSSFISTSGTVSPKVEGRIKRLDQP, encoded by the coding sequence ATGATCGCTCTCTCCGCTAAAATACGCCAAATTACCCTGGCCATATTTTTCCTCACTACGTTCGTTGTTTCGATACAAGCGCAAGCGCCAGCAAAGCCGAAACAAGCCAGCGCGACCACCAGCCGTGTAACGCTGCTGCAGCTCAATGATGTTTACCAAATTTCTCCGGTGGACAAGGGCAAGAACGCCGGACTTGCGCGGGTCGCCACCCTGAGAAAGAAAATTTTGGCTGAATCCCCGAACACGCTGTTTTTTCTGGCGGGTGATACGATTTCGCCTTCTGTGGCTTCGACGATATTCAAAGGTGAACAAGTCATCGCTACCTGGAATGCCATCGGATTGGATTATGCATCATTGGGAAATCACGAATTCGATTTTGGCAACGACATCTTGATTCAGCGTATGAAGGAATCGAAGTTCGTCTGGCTCGGTTCCAACGTGATTGATCGAAATAACAATAAACCCTTTAACGGGATGCCGCTGTATGTCATTCGGAAAATCGGCAAGCTCAAAATCGGCATACTGGGATTGCTGACCCCCGATACGGAAACCAGTTCCAGTCCAGGTAAAAACGTCAAATTTGTGGATCCAATTTTGACGGCTAAACGTCTGATCCCGAAAATGCGCGCCGAAGGTGCCACCATCATCATCGCTGTCACGCATCTAACGATGCCAACCGACAAGGAACTGGCGCGTACCGGATTGATTGATGTGATATTAGGAGGGCACGAACATGAATTGTTGCAATCTCAGGCCGGCCGCACGCCGATTTTCAAATGGGGATCGGATGCGCGAACGTTGGGACGAATTGATTTGAATGTGAATGCGACGACTCGGCGATTGGAGAGCATGGATTGGGCCGGAATCCCTGTTACGGATGCAACGCCAGACGACCCTGATGCTGCCGCGGTGGTTTCAGGGTATGAGAAGAAGCTTTCCACGGAACTCGACAAACCGCTTGGCAGCACAACAGAGCCGCTCGACGGAACCAACATAGGCGTCCGCACGCGCGAAACCAATTTGGGTGATTTGATCGCGGATGCATTTCGCGATGGGACCAAGGCCGACATCACGATTTTGAATGGCGGTTCGATCCGTGCGAACGCGACCTTTCCCGTTGGGCCAATCACCAAACGCGATGTGGTTTCCATGCTTCCGTTTGAGAACCCGATCATCAAGATCGAAGCCACGGGCACGCAAATCAAAGCCGCGTTGGAAAACGGCGTCAGTCAGGTGGTCGAAACCAACGAAAGCGGGCGCTTTCCGCAAGTTGCCGGGTTGATGTTTGAATACGACGCTCGCAAACCTGTTGGCTCTCGCGTGCAGACGGTCACGATCCATGGACAGCCGCTGGATGAAAAGAAAACTTACACGATAGCTTCGTCAACGTTTTTGGTTGATGGCGGAGATGGGTACGCAATGTTCAAAACGTCGAAGCGTTTGATCCAGCCGGAATCGGCAGCGATTGACAGCGCCATCTTGTCCAGTTTTATCTCCACCTCCGGAACGGTTTCGCCAAAAGTCGAAGGGCGAATTAAGCGGCTCGACCAGCCCTGA